From a single Methylobacterium oryzae genomic region:
- a CDS encoding alpha/beta fold hydrolase, with protein sequence MHAMFADGQVAVTLSGEGPPLVLLHSLLADRTSFDRVTPALGRDFRLLVPDLPGFGASAPAPGGLEAVADRVGAALRAATGGRPAAGLGNGYGGFVLLLCALRHPDLFDRLVFADCGACFPEPGRAAFRGMAGAAAEKGLAALADTAMRRLFAPAFQAAHPDLMAERRAAFLRTDVDVFRAACAALAGLDLRARLSEIRAPALVLVGEEDEATPPAMARELAAGLPDARFVTLPDCAHVPQLQAPELFAREVLAFLRPGSA encoded by the coding sequence ATGCATGCGATGTTCGCGGATGGCCAGGTCGCGGTGACCCTGTCCGGCGAGGGCCCGCCCCTCGTCCTGCTGCACTCGCTGCTCGCCGACCGGACGAGCTTCGACCGGGTCACCCCGGCGCTCGGCCGCGACTTCCGGCTCCTCGTCCCCGACCTGCCTGGGTTCGGCGCCTCCGCGCCCGCGCCGGGCGGCCTCGAGGCCGTCGCCGACCGGGTCGGCGCGGCATTGCGCGCGGCGACCGGGGGCCGGCCAGCGGCCGGGCTGGGCAACGGCTACGGCGGCTTCGTGCTGCTGCTCTGCGCCCTGCGCCACCCCGACCTCTTCGACCGGCTCGTCTTCGCCGATTGCGGCGCCTGCTTCCCGGAGCCCGGCCGGGCCGCGTTCCGCGGCATGGCCGGCGCGGCGGCCGAGAAGGGGCTCGCGGCGCTCGCCGACACGGCCATGCGCCGGCTGTTCGCGCCCGCGTTCCAGGCCGCGCACCCGGACCTGATGGCCGAGCGCCGGGCCGCCTTCCTGCGCACGGACGTCGACGTGTTCCGGGCGGCCTGCGCGGCCCTGGCCGGCCTCGACCTGCGCGCGCGCCTCTCAGAGATCCGCGCGCCGGCGCTGGTGCTCGTCGGGGAGGAGGACGAGGCGACCCCGCCGGCCATGGCGCGCGAGCTCGCGGCCGGGCTGCCGGACGCGCGGTTCGTGACGCTGCCGGACTGCGCCCACGTCCCGCAGCTCCAGGCCCCCGAGCTGTTCGCCCGCGAGGTCCTGGCGTTTCTCCGGCCGGGTTCCGCCTGA
- a CDS encoding helix-turn-helix domain-containing protein produces MTARTIIGADPAATETSPQIHIAEEIRRRRREQGLSLETLAARSGVSRSMISKIERSEAVPSTVVLSRLAEALGVTFSRLMAPATEREILVIPASRQPILRDEASGYLRRCISPVLPGRGIDWVLNTLPPGASTGEFTAHRRGVSEYIYVLRGRLRAVIGERAVIMETGDSLYFEADAGHAFTNVGTEACEYFLVIDPSRVR; encoded by the coding sequence ATGACGGCGAGGACGATCATCGGGGCGGACCCGGCAGCGACGGAGACGTCCCCGCAGATCCACATCGCCGAGGAGATCCGGCGGCGCCGCAGGGAGCAGGGCCTGTCGCTGGAGACGCTGGCGGCGCGCTCGGGCGTCAGCCGCTCGATGATCTCCAAGATCGAGCGCTCCGAGGCCGTGCCGTCGACGGTGGTGCTGTCCCGCCTCGCGGAGGCGCTCGGCGTCACCTTCTCGCGGCTGATGGCGCCCGCGACGGAGCGCGAGATCCTGGTCATCCCGGCGAGCCGCCAGCCGATCCTGCGCGACGAGGCGTCCGGCTACCTGCGGCGCTGCATCTCGCCGGTCCTGCCCGGGCGCGGCATCGACTGGGTGCTCAACACGCTGCCGCCGGGCGCCAGCACCGGCGAGTTCACCGCCCATCGCCGCGGCGTGTCCGAGTACATCTACGTCCTGCGCGGCCGCCTGCGGGCGGTGATCGGCGAGCGCGCGGTCATCATGGAGACCGGCGACAGCCTGTATTTCGAGGCCGATGCCGGGCACGCCTTCACCAACGTCGGCACGGAGGCGTGCGAGTACTTCCTGGTGATCGACCCGTCGCGCGTCCGCTGA
- a CDS encoding Lrp/AsnC ligand binding domain-containing protein, translated as MKTFFVQIKCEIGKTYAASDALVAMEIASEIYSTAGRFDIMAKFHVDNGVDIGLFVNDFLLRLDGVKDSETIIAFKAFH; from the coding sequence ATGAAGACATTTTTCGTGCAGATCAAATGCGAGATCGGCAAGACTTACGCCGCGTCCGACGCGCTCGTCGCGATGGAGATCGCGTCCGAGATCTACTCCACGGCCGGACGGTTCGACATCATGGCCAAGTTCCACGTGGACAACGGCGTCGATATCGGGCTGTTCGTGAACGACTTCCTCCTGCGCCTCGACGGCGTGAAGGATTCCGAGACGATCATCGCCTTCAAGGCCTTCCACTGA
- a CDS encoding GntR family transcriptional regulator, whose protein sequence is MLLRDNIYAAIRADILACVLRPGAEVREQELAQRYAVSRQPVREALLRLERERLVTVHARQGYQINAISVADARDLLRMRLALEPACAAEAAAGAPASVLASLDAFRAVADGADFIAENRAFHIALAEASGNRRMAATVRDLVEQADRLVRVSLDGIRGRDPAQLVDEHAAIIDAVQRRDGRGARRLVRAHVAQAERRILTALERSAIVL, encoded by the coding sequence GTGCTGCTCCGAGACAACATCTACGCGGCGATCCGCGCCGACATCCTGGCCTGCGTCCTGCGCCCCGGCGCGGAGGTGCGCGAGCAGGAACTGGCCCAGCGCTACGCCGTGAGCCGGCAGCCGGTCCGGGAGGCGCTGCTGCGCCTGGAGCGCGAGCGGCTCGTCACGGTTCACGCGCGTCAGGGATATCAGATCAACGCGATTTCGGTGGCGGACGCGCGCGATCTGCTGCGCATGCGCCTCGCTCTGGAGCCGGCCTGCGCGGCCGAGGCCGCGGCCGGCGCGCCCGCTTCCGTCCTGGCGTCCCTCGACGCGTTCCGCGCCGTCGCGGACGGCGCCGACTTCATCGCGGAGAACCGCGCCTTCCACATCGCCCTCGCCGAGGCGTCGGGGAACCGCCGCATGGCCGCGACCGTGCGCGACCTCGTCGAGCAGGCGGACCGGCTGGTCCGGGTCAGCCTCGACGGTATCCGCGGGCGCGACCCGGCGCAGCTGGTGGACGAGCACGCCGCCATCATCGACGCCGTGCAGCGCCGCGACGGGCGCGGGGCGCGCCGCCTCGTGCGCGCGCACGTCGCCCAGGCCGAGCGCCGCATCCTGACCGCCCTGGAACGCAGCGCGATCGTCCTCTGA